A DNA window from Naumovozyma dairenensis CBS 421 chromosome 7, complete genome contains the following coding sequences:
- the BNA3 gene encoding kynurenine--oxoglutarate transaminase (similar to Saccharomyces cerevisiae BNA3 (YJL060W); ancestral locus Anc_1.321), translating to MNINKLISKRSLKTMAGTGKKFEFTPNKYFTSNTSKDVWSLTNEAAAQAAQTSRNKDRELINLGQGFFSYSPPQFAIKEAQKALEIPLVNQYSPTRGRASLLNSLIKLYSPFYGKELKQENITITTGANEGILSCLMGLLNAGDEVIVFEPFFDQYISNIELMGGKVVYVPINPPKDLDQRITEGTEWTIDFEQFRNAITPKTKAVIVNSPHNPIGKVFTKEELTKLGEICVENNVIIISDEVYEFLYFNDSFTRIATLSPEIGQLTLTVGSAGKTFAATGWRIGWVISQNPELLQYVSKAHTRICFASPSPLQEACANSINDALESGYFEKMRKEYVQKFKIFNAVFEELGLPYTKPEGTYFVLADFSKVKIPEDYPWPEEILDKGKDFRISHWLINELGVVAIPPTEFYIKEHEKAAENLLRFAVCKDDEYLEKAVERLRLLKDYL from the coding sequence atgAACATCAACAAACTCATCTCTAAACGCTCACTCAAGACAATGGCAGGAACTGGTAAAAAATTCGAATTCACTCcaaacaaatatttcaCATCAAATACTTCTAAAGATGTTTGGTCACTAACAAATGAAGCTGCCGCTCAAGCAGCACAAACTTCCCGCAATAAGGATCgtgaattaattaatttaggTCAAGGTTTCTTCTCATACTCACCACCACAATTCGCTATCAAAGAAGCTCAAAAAGCCCTAGAAATCCCATTGGTAAACCAGTATTCCCCAACAAGAGGCCGTGCCTCCTTGTTAAACTCATTAATCAAGTTATATAGTCCATTCTATGGCaaagaattgaaacaagaaaacATCACTATCACAACAGGTGCCAACGAAGGTATTCTTTCATGTCTCATGGGGTTACTTAACGCAGGAGATGAAGTCATCGTCTTTGAACCATTCTTTGATCAATACATTTCcaatattgaattgatGGGTGGTAAAGTCGTATATGTGCCAATAAACCCACCAAAAGATTTAGATCAACGTATCACTGAAGGTACTGAATGGACGATTGATTTCGAACAATTCCGTAATGCAATCACACCAAAGACTAAAGCCGTCATAGTCAATTCACCACATAATCCTATTGGTAAAGTATTCACGAAGGAAGAGCTAACAAAATTAGGAGAAATATGTGTGGAAAACAACGTCATTATCATATCTGATGAAGTCTATGAATTCCTTTACTTCAATGACTCATTCACTAGAATCGCTACTTTATCACCAGAAATTGGTCAATTAACTTTGACTGTGGGATCAGCTGGTAAAACATTTGCTGCTACCGGCTGGAGAATCGGTTGGGTCATTTCTCAAAATCCTGAACTTTTGCAATATGTATCAAAGGCACATACTAGAATTTGTTTCGCTTCACCATCACCATTACAAGAAGCTTGTGCTAATTCTATTAATGATGCGTTAGAATCTGGATATTTCGAAAAGATGAGAAAAGAATATGTTCAAAAgtttaaaattttcaatgCTGTTTTCGAGGAATTGGGATTGCCTTATACTAAGCCTGAGGGAACTTACTTTGTGTTAGCAGATTTCTCCAAAGTGAAGATTCCAGAGGATTACCCATGGCCTGAAGAAATCTTGGATAAGGGGAAAGATTTCCGTATTTCACATTGGTTAATCAATGAATTAGGTGTTGTTGCTATACCTCCTACAGAATTTTATATTAAGGAGCATGAGAAAGCTGCTGAGAATTTATTAAGATTTGCTGTTTGcaaagatgatgaatatttagaaaaaGCTGTTGAAAGACTAAGATTATTAAAGGATTATTTATAG